A portion of the Deinococcus terrestris genome contains these proteins:
- a CDS encoding carbonic anhydrase has translation MKDIAALRQGRMTTPEDAIEALKDGNARFFSGQATRPEADANQRRAQIMGQTPFAAVLACSDSRVPVEIVFDQGLGDLFVARVAGNVVGDSELGTLEYAIRHLDVRLIVVMGHEGCGAVAAALLPEDDLAREPEHLRRLIARIQPSVRDLPPIRDKKARMREAVLNNVRHQAATLREQPVIREAEASGQVRVIGAFYEIGSGAVDFLTEEEDLRV, from the coding sequence ATGAAGGACATCGCGGCGCTGCGCCAGGGCCGCATGACCACGCCGGAGGACGCGATCGAGGCCCTCAAGGACGGCAACGCCCGCTTCTTTTCCGGGCAGGCCACCCGCCCCGAGGCCGACGCCAACCAGCGCCGCGCCCAGATCATGGGCCAGACGCCCTTCGCGGCGGTGCTCGCGTGCAGCGACAGCCGGGTCCCCGTGGAGATCGTCTTCGATCAGGGGCTCGGGGACCTGTTCGTGGCGCGGGTGGCGGGCAACGTGGTGGGCGACTCGGAACTGGGCACGCTGGAATACGCCATCCGGCACCTCGACGTGCGGCTGATCGTGGTGATGGGCCACGAGGGCTGCGGGGCCGTCGCCGCCGCGCTGCTGCCCGAAGACGACCTCGCCCGCGAGCCCGAGCACCTGCGCCGATTGATCGCCCGCATTCAGCCCAGCGTGCGGGACCTCCCCCCCATCCGCGACAAGAAGGCCCGGATGCGCGAGGCCGTGCTGAACAATGTCCGCCATCAGGCGGCGACCCTGCGCGAGCAGCCCGTGATCCGCGAGGCCGAGGCGAGCGGGCAGGTGCGGGTGATCGGGGCCTTTTACGAGATCGGCTCGGGCGCGGTGGACTTCCTGACCGAGGAAGAGGACCTGCGGGTGTGA
- a CDS encoding NADP-dependent isocitrate dehydrogenase, whose translation MNSTDVHPAPQAPTPPTLTPIAVAPGDGIGPELMAATLRVLEAAGARIEPRPVEVGQEVYLRGVSSGVAPEAWEELRRTGVLLKGPITTPQGGGYKSVNVTLRKALGLYANVRPARAYAPFVATHHPGMDLVIVRENEEDLYAGIEHRQTDEVYQCLKLVTREGCERVVRYAFEYARAHGRRKVTAMSKDNIMKLTDGLFHRVFDEVAREYPEITADHLIVDIGAARLGAQPERFDVIVTLNLYGDILSDIASEVAGSVGLGGSANIGQSVALFEAVHGSAPDIAGQDKANPSGLLNAAALMLTHIGQGDVAARVLNAWLRTLEDGIHTGDIAGEHTARRVGTQAFADAVIERLGQVPERLPAVQGEAASQIRVSLTPRPRAEKVLVGTDVFLEWWDAGRRPDVLGERLRGAEGTDWTLDMISNRGVKVWPQGLPETTCSDHWRCRFLWRGERPATHADVLALLARVADSGLDFVKTEHLYTFDGQPGYTAGQGQ comes from the coding sequence ATGAACAGCACCGATGTCCACCCTGCCCCGCAGGCGCCCACCCCCCCCACCCTCACGCCCATCGCCGTCGCGCCCGGCGACGGGATCGGCCCGGAACTCATGGCGGCCACCCTGCGGGTGCTGGAAGCGGCGGGCGCCCGCATCGAGCCGCGCCCTGTCGAGGTGGGGCAGGAGGTCTACCTGCGGGGCGTGTCGTCGGGAGTCGCGCCGGAGGCGTGGGAGGAACTGCGCCGCACCGGGGTGCTGCTCAAGGGGCCGATCACCACCCCGCAGGGCGGCGGGTACAAGAGCGTGAACGTGACCCTGCGTAAAGCCCTGGGGCTGTATGCCAACGTGCGCCCGGCGCGGGCCTACGCCCCCTTCGTCGCCACGCACCACCCCGGCATGGACCTCGTGATCGTGCGCGAGAACGAGGAAGACCTGTACGCGGGCATCGAGCACCGCCAGACCGACGAGGTCTACCAGTGCCTCAAGCTCGTCACGCGCGAGGGCTGCGAGCGGGTGGTGCGCTACGCCTTCGAGTACGCCCGCGCCCACGGGCGGCGCAAGGTCACGGCGATGAGCAAGGACAACATCATGAAGCTCACCGACGGCCTGTTTCATCGGGTCTTTGACGAGGTGGCGCGGGAGTACCCGGAAATCACGGCTGACCACCTCATCGTGGACATCGGCGCGGCGCGGCTGGGCGCCCAGCCCGAGCGCTTCGACGTGATCGTGACCCTCAACCTCTACGGGGACATCCTCTCGGACATCGCCTCCGAGGTCGCGGGGTCGGTGGGGCTGGGGGGCAGCGCGAACATCGGGCAGTCGGTCGCCCTGTTCGAGGCGGTTCACGGCAGCGCTCCTGACATCGCTGGGCAGGACAAGGCCAACCCCAGCGGCCTCTTGAACGCGGCGGCGCTGATGCTCACGCACATCGGTCAGGGGGACGTGGCGGCGCGGGTTCTGAACGCCTGGCTGCGTACCCTGGAGGACGGCATCCACACCGGGGACATCGCGGGCGAGCACACGGCCCGGCGGGTCGGCACCCAGGCTTTCGCGGACGCGGTGATCGAGCGCCTGGGCCAGGTGCCGGAGCGACTGCCCGCCGTGCAGGGCGAGGCGGCCTCCCAGATCCGAGTGAGCCTCACGCCCCGTCCCCGCGCCGAGAAGGTGCTGGTGGGCACCGATGTCTTTCTGGAATGGTGGGACGCGGGGCGGCGGCCGGACGTACTCGGAGAGCGGCTGCGGGGAGCGGAGGGCACCGACTGGACGCTCGACATGATCTCCAACCGGGGGGTCAAGGTCTGGCCGCAGGGCCTGCCCGAAACGACCTGCTCGGACCACTGGCGCTGCCGCTTCCTGTGGCGCGGCGAGCGGCCCGCCACGCACGCCGACGTGCTGGCGCTGCTGGCCCGCGTTGCGGACTCGGGGCTGGACTTCGTGAAGACCGAACACCTCTACACCTTTGACGGCCAGCCGGGGTACACCGCCGGGCAGGGCCAGTGA
- a CDS encoding helix-turn-helix transcriptional regulator, protein MTDPAPDRPWTFLTNHTHVLLCLVREPGGTLRQVAERVGITERAVQRIIRDLEQAGVITRTREGRRNRYTVNPGFHLRHPLEARRTVGELLTLLEGEETGA, encoded by the coding sequence ATGACTGACCCCGCCCCCGACCGTCCCTGGACCTTTCTGACCAACCACACCCATGTCCTGTTGTGTCTGGTGCGGGAGCCGGGCGGCACCCTGCGGCAAGTCGCGGAGCGGGTTGGGATCACCGAGCGGGCGGTGCAGCGCATCATCCGCGACCTGGAACAGGCCGGGGTGATCACGCGCACCCGCGAGGGCCGCCGCAACCGCTACACGGTGAACCCTGGCTTTCATCTGCGTCACCCGCTGGAAGCCCGCCGCACTGTAGGCGAACTGCTGACGCTGCTGGAGGGAGAGGAGACGGGGGCCTGA
- a CDS encoding aminoglycoside phosphotransferase family protein, producing MNDAPSVEVEPTVRAYAGSLGAAGWQWLDSLPDAVERQCRDWGLQRGEALTGGSRSYVCRVTRADGGRAVLKLALPEPALETQMSTLLAAQGQGYVRVLKHDPGRGALLLEALGPSVEVGQDLPTVLTLTAETLKRAWQVSPERCALPNGTEHKAASLLTLVHDLARENREVQAAVEQALRYARERWEARDPARQVIVHGDPHVGNLLRIEAVRPGAETGYVFVDPEGFLCEPEYDLGVALRGWNSHLLASDDPQAEVRGWCGQMAEATGTDPGSIWQWTYLERVSTGLYLNHHGLPQLGALYLAVAVRLLD from the coding sequence ATGAACGACGCTCCTTCCGTGGAGGTCGAACCCACCGTACGGGCCTACGCGGGGAGCCTGGGCGCTGCCGGGTGGCAGTGGCTGGACTCGCTGCCGGACGCGGTGGAGCGGCAATGCCGGGACTGGGGACTCCAGAGGGGCGAGGCCCTGACGGGGGGCAGCCGTTCTTACGTGTGCCGGGTCACCCGCGCGGACGGTGGACGGGCCGTGCTCAAGCTGGCCTTGCCGGAACCCGCGCTGGAGACGCAGATGTCCACCCTGCTGGCGGCCCAGGGGCAGGGCTACGTGCGGGTGCTGAAGCACGACCCCGGCCGGGGAGCCCTTCTGCTGGAGGCCCTCGGGCCGTCGGTGGAGGTCGGCCAGGATCTGCCCACCGTGCTGACCCTCACCGCGGAGACGCTAAAGCGGGCGTGGCAGGTATCGCCCGAACGCTGCGCCCTGCCGAACGGGACCGAACACAAGGCGGCCAGCCTCCTGACCCTCGTGCACGACCTAGCCAGGGAGAACCGGGAGGTTCAGGCAGCGGTGGAACAGGCCCTGCGGTACGCCCGCGAGCGGTGGGAGGCCCGCGACCCGGCCCGGCAGGTCATCGTCCACGGCGACCCCCATGTCGGGAATCTGCTGCGGATAGAGGCGGTCCGACCCGGCGCGGAGACGGGCTACGTCTTCGTGGACCCCGAGGGCTTCTTATGCGAGCCCGAGTATGACCTCGGGGTGGCGCTACGGGGCTGGAACTCGCATCTGCTGGCCTCAGACGATCCACAAGCAGAGGTGCGCGGTTGGTGCGGGCAGATGGCGGAGGCGACCGGAACCGACCCCGGAAGCATCTGGCAGTGGACTTACCTGGAGCGGGTGTCAACGGGCCTGTACCTGAACCATCACGGGTTGCCGCAGCTCGGCGCCCTCTATCTGGCGGTGGCGGTGCGGCTCCTAGACTGA
- the rpsO gene encoding 30S ribosomal protein S15, producing MIDKQQTIQTYAKSANDTGSTAVQVALLTERIQNLSRHLTENKKDKHGQRGLQLLNGQRRRLLKYLERTNYDEYIALTDQLGIRRGQRIVR from the coding sequence GTGATCGACAAACAGCAGACCATCCAGACCTACGCCAAGAGCGCGAACGACACTGGCAGCACCGCCGTGCAGGTGGCGCTCCTGACCGAGCGCATCCAGAACCTGTCCCGGCACCTGACCGAGAACAAGAAGGACAAGCACGGCCAGCGCGGCCTGCAACTTCTCAACGGCCAGCGCCGCCGCCTGCTGAAGTACCTGGAGCGCACCAACTACGACGAGTACATCGCCCTGACCGACCAACTCGGCATCCGCCGCGGCCAGCGCATCGTCCGCTAA
- a CDS encoding gamma-glutamylcyclotransferase family protein, with translation MSPERPPRVFVYGTLRPGGRNAGLAARCGQPQTQAATLSAFRLLHLSPENYPAIVPGEPGERVQGEVLTYPPQVWAQVFPLLDALEGVDETPPLYHRQRVTVALASGEAEEVWVYVYARTERLTLPGAVPVPGGDWFQHP, from the coding sequence GTGAGTCCCGAGCGCCCTCCCCGCGTCTTCGTCTACGGCACCCTCCGCCCCGGCGGGCGCAACGCGGGGCTGGCGGCGCGGTGCGGCCAGCCCCAGACGCAGGCAGCGACCCTTTCCGCCTTCCGGCTGCTGCATCTCTCGCCGGAAAACTACCCTGCCATCGTGCCGGGAGAGCCGGGCGAGCGCGTCCAGGGCGAGGTGCTGACCTACCCGCCGCAGGTCTGGGCACAGGTTTTTCCCCTGCTCGACGCGCTGGAGGGAGTGGACGAGACGCCGCCCCTGTATCACCGGCAACGGGTGACCGTGGCACTCGCGTCGGGCGAGGCGGAGGAGGTCTGGGTCTACGTGTACGCCAGGACAGAGCGGCTGACCCTTCCCGGCGCAGTTCCCGTGCCCGGCGGCGATTGGTTCCAGCACCCATAA
- a CDS encoding S1C family serine protease, translating into MNANRTAAPRGLILLAALLVAAEHGQAQPAAPAAAPAAPATPARATPAPLTAAETASLRALYEKLRPATLRIEDCPPNDCTEPDGVGTAFHIGDGYALTAYHVVSEGRNLSAVTLGKGRYTLEVVGFDEASDTALLKVNLPAQIPSMPLATARPAVGAPTLAIGNGNGTFLTLKTGRVTGLDVASDQADFPSGVIELNTRLQPGDSGGPIINAQGEAVGVISYISVARRGAITSYAVPVTRTDARLAELRRGVKREYPVIGVGLDPRLDFLINLPADRFAEADELLGLGLGTTPGAFFTRVSPGSPAARAGLRALDYDQDGKRISGDIVTAVNGQRINNFSDFQFAVRRYQPGDTITLRVLRDGKTLDLRLTLVPRTAVQN; encoded by the coding sequence ATGAACGCCAACCGGACCGCCGCGCCGCGCGGCCTGATCCTCCTGGCCGCCCTGCTGGTCGCGGCCGAACACGGGCAAGCTCAGCCCGCCGCTCCCGCTGCCGCCCCGGCGGCCCCCGCCACTCCGGCCCGCGCCACCCCCGCGCCCCTCACGGCCGCCGAAACCGCGTCGCTGCGGGCGCTCTACGAGAAGCTGCGCCCCGCCACCCTGCGGATCGAGGACTGCCCGCCCAACGACTGCACCGAGCCCGACGGGGTGGGCACCGCCTTTCACATCGGGGACGGCTACGCGCTGACCGCCTACCACGTCGTATCGGAGGGGCGCAACCTCAGCGCCGTCACGCTGGGCAAGGGACGCTACACGCTGGAGGTGGTGGGCTTCGATGAGGCGTCGGACACCGCGCTCCTCAAGGTGAACCTGCCCGCCCAGATTCCGTCCATGCCGCTGGCGACGGCGCGTCCGGCGGTGGGGGCGCCTACGCTCGCCATTGGCAACGGCAACGGCACCTTCCTGACCCTCAAGACCGGGCGCGTCACCGGGCTGGACGTGGCGTCCGATCAGGCCGATTTTCCCTCGGGCGTCATTGAACTCAATACCCGGTTGCAGCCCGGCGACAGTGGCGGCCCGATCATCAACGCGCAGGGCGAGGCGGTCGGCGTCATCAGCTATATCAGCGTGGCACGGCGGGGGGCAATCACCTCCTACGCGGTGCCCGTCACCCGCACCGACGCCCGGCTGGCCGAGTTGCGCCGTGGGGTCAAGCGCGAATACCCGGTGATCGGAGTGGGGCTGGACCCACGGCTGGACTTCCTGATCAACCTGCCTGCCGACCGCTTTGCCGAAGCCGACGAGCTGCTGGGCCTGGGCCTGGGGACCACGCCGGGGGCTTTTTTCACCCGCGTCTCGCCCGGCAGTCCCGCCGCACGGGCCGGGCTCCGCGCCCTCGACTACGACCAGGACGGCAAGCGGATCTCCGGGGACATCGTGACTGCCGTGAACGGGCAACGGATCAACAACTTCTCCGACTTTCAGTTCGCGGTGCGGCGCTACCAGCCCGGCGACACCATCACCCTGCGCGTGTTGCGCGATGGCAAGACGCTCGACCTGCGGCTCACGCTGGTGCCGCGCACTGCCGTGCAGAACTGA
- a CDS encoding multidrug DMT transporter yields MDTLLKKAGAMLAHLDLFTHMLHLRGLLQLAAHMEERGDRVTLISPEAITLVGADMTTDERVTTSKGATVEAGNAYSVLRTLKGHDAPEYAVTREELKALNARAVSELEASDAMRAFGDTLARIGAPAVAPAPAEAAAERPGRGRRGAEVEVPTDQPAA; encoded by the coding sequence ATGGATACCCTGCTGAAGAAAGCGGGCGCGATGCTCGCCCACCTCGACCTCTTCACGCACATGCTGCACCTGCGGGGGCTGCTGCAACTCGCCGCCCACATGGAGGAGCGGGGCGACCGCGTGACCCTGATCTCGCCAGAGGCGATCACGCTGGTCGGGGCCGACATGACCACCGACGAGCGCGTGACCACCAGCAAGGGCGCGACGGTGGAGGCGGGCAACGCCTACAGCGTGCTGCGGACCCTCAAGGGCCACGACGCGCCCGAGTACGCCGTCACCCGTGAGGAACTCAAGGCGCTAAACGCCCGCGCGGTGTCGGAGTTGGAAGCCAGCGACGCGATGCGGGCTTTCGGGGACACGCTGGCGCGAATCGGGGCTCCGGCGGTGGCCCCGGCTCCTGCAGAGGCAGCGGCCGAGCGACCGGGGCGGGGGCGGCGCGGAGCGGAGGTCGAGGTGCCGACGGATCAGCCTGCTGCCTGA